A stretch of Ferribacterium limneticum DNA encodes these proteins:
- a CDS encoding DUF2934 domain-containing protein, which yields MPDTSSPASATVKKTVVRKRTTAKKEAPAQEIPVVQPSATPKKRTTRKAGAASVISPEERHHLVAVAAYFIAERRSSADSSPHDDWLQAEQEIDALIAAGKIAG from the coding sequence ATGCCCGACACATCTTCACCGGCGAGCGCTACGGTCAAAAAAACAGTCGTCCGCAAGCGCACAACGGCCAAGAAAGAGGCGCCGGCCCAGGAAATTCCAGTGGTGCAGCCGAGCGCAACGCCCAAGAAAAGAACAACGCGCAAGGCCGGCGCCGCGTCGGTCATTTCACCCGAAGAAAGACATCACCTCGTTGCGGTGGCCGCCTATTTCATCGCCGAGCGGAGATCGTCTGCGGACAGCTCGCCGCACGATGACTGGTTGCAGGCTGAGCAGGAAATCGACGCGTTGATCGCCGCGGGAAAGATTGCCGGCTGA
- a CDS encoding pyruvate kinase has product MTAQTKASASGRTDTEVKTAHPAASADTWDDGVCKTLIDQLWALRRNMLDYERKLGALLECTSPDYQSSARNLAHYLALRETDQRSLQQTLASLGVSSLGRSESNVLANLDKVLGILHRLTGQAWHAQSKDEPAGIFTSRKLLERHTAALFGKPRPDRSVRIMVTLPAEAADDYGLVRQLVASGMDVARINCAHDGPEEWTRMAEHVRRSAKAEGRTVKILMDLGGPKLRTGFIASGPAVVKLHPLRDDLGRVLKAARLGLRPIGSTAPVATAQAHVGVDKDWLAHIEPGDHLDLSDARGADRSLLVIHKDESGVLAECAKTVYLTPESRLKRRRKSGRAHKAGPIEVPPREGILYLARGDMLRLVRKGVGQSMPARWSNGGHALPSVACTLPEVFEQVCVGERIWFDDGRIGGVIRAVEASGMEVEITHARDGGEKLPGDKGINLPDSQLNLPALTAKDIQDLTVVAKLADLVGLSFVQRAADVETLRSHLRDLGVPELGIVLKIETRRGFENLPELLFAAMASKTAGVMIARGDLAVECGYERMAEVQEEILWASEAAHMPVIWATQVLETLAKTGLPSRAEITDAAMGVRAECVMLNKGPYIIEAMRTLDDILQRMQFHQAKKQPLLRALHAWDGTRDNFSD; this is encoded by the coding sequence GTGACTGCACAAACGAAGGCAAGCGCTTCCGGTCGCACTGACACGGAAGTCAAAACAGCGCATCCAGCAGCGAGCGCCGATACCTGGGATGACGGGGTCTGCAAAACGCTGATTGATCAACTGTGGGCGCTTCGCCGAAACATGCTGGACTACGAGCGGAAGCTGGGGGCGCTGCTCGAATGCACCTCGCCGGACTATCAGTCCAGCGCCCGCAACCTGGCCCACTATCTGGCGCTGCGCGAAACCGACCAGCGGAGCCTGCAACAGACGCTGGCCAGTCTCGGCGTTTCCTCGCTCGGACGCTCGGAATCCAACGTCCTGGCCAACCTCGACAAGGTGCTCGGGATTCTGCATCGCCTGACCGGGCAAGCCTGGCACGCCCAGTCGAAGGATGAACCGGCCGGGATTTTCACCAGCCGCAAGCTGCTTGAGCGGCACACGGCAGCGCTCTTCGGGAAGCCGCGGCCGGACCGGTCGGTGCGCATCATGGTGACCCTTCCCGCCGAAGCTGCCGACGACTACGGTCTGGTCCGGCAACTGGTCGCCTCCGGGATGGATGTCGCCCGGATCAACTGCGCTCACGACGGGCCGGAGGAATGGACGCGAATGGCCGAGCATGTGCGCCGTTCGGCCAAGGCCGAGGGACGGACAGTCAAGATACTGATGGACCTGGGCGGGCCCAAATTGCGGACCGGTTTCATCGCGTCCGGCCCGGCCGTCGTCAAGCTTCACCCTTTGCGCGACGATCTCGGCCGCGTACTGAAAGCGGCACGCCTGGGTCTTCGGCCAATCGGCAGCACCGCCCCGGTCGCGACAGCCCAGGCGCATGTGGGCGTAGACAAGGACTGGCTTGCCCACATCGAGCCCGGAGACCATCTTGATCTGAGCGACGCCCGGGGCGCCGATCGCAGCCTGCTGGTGATACACAAGGATGAGTCTGGCGTCCTGGCCGAATGCGCCAAGACGGTTTACCTGACGCCTGAAAGCCGCCTCAAGCGGCGACGCAAGTCCGGTCGCGCCCACAAGGCCGGCCCGATCGAGGTGCCGCCGCGGGAGGGCATCCTCTATCTGGCGCGAGGCGACATGCTGCGCCTCGTCCGGAAAGGCGTTGGTCAATCGATGCCAGCGCGCTGGAGCAATGGCGGCCATGCCCTGCCCAGTGTGGCCTGCACCCTGCCGGAGGTATTCGAGCAGGTTTGCGTCGGCGAGCGGATATGGTTCGACGATGGTCGCATTGGCGGCGTCATCCGAGCAGTCGAAGCGAGCGGAATGGAAGTTGAAATAACCCATGCCAGGGACGGTGGCGAGAAACTGCCCGGCGACAAGGGGATCAACCTCCCCGACAGCCAGCTCAATTTGCCCGCCTTGACCGCGAAGGACATTCAGGATCTGACCGTCGTCGCGAAACTGGCCGATCTGGTCGGCTTGTCATTCGTGCAACGGGCCGCCGATGTTGAAACCCTGCGCTCACATCTGCGCGATCTCGGCGTACCGGAGCTCGGCATCGTGCTCAAGATCGAAACCCGGCGCGGCTTCGAGAACCTGCCCGAGCTGCTGTTTGCGGCCATGGCGAGCAAGACGGCGGGGGTGATGATTGCTCGCGGCGACCTGGCCGTCGAATGCGGTTATGAGCGGATGGCGGAAGTCCAGGAGGAAATCCTCTGGGCCTCCGAAGCGGCCCACATGCCGGTGATCTGGGCCACCCAGGTGCTCGAGACCCTGGCCAAGACCGGTTTGCCTTCCCGGGCCGAAATCACCGATGCGGCGATGGGCGTGCGGGCGGAATGCGTCATGCTCAACAAGGGGCCGTACATCATCGAGGCCATGCGAACGCTCGACGATATCCTGCAACGCATGCAATTCCATCAAGCCAAGAAGCAACCCCTGCTGCGGGCACTGCACGCCTGGGATGGAACGCGTGACAACTTTAGCGACTGA